Proteins encoded in a region of the Deltaproteobacteria bacterium genome:
- a CDS encoding arylamine N-acetyltransferase: MRLDSYCFELNGLFLMALQAFGFDARPLLARVHLRGEPTARTHELILVTAHGRQWIADVGFGGPGLRAPIPFELNHPTTQDGLTFQLVDAGPYGMMLQSQKDGQWINLYSFDLGHVFPADVALGNHFTSTHPQSFFTFARVAALPRPNGRVALFNCSLTHLTPENEYDQLLSEGQPYLSALKTFFGIELEVPYEAIRPLPQP, from the coding sequence ATGAGACTCGACAGCTACTGCTTTGAATTGAACGGTTTGTTCCTCATGGCCTTGCAGGCTTTTGGCTTCGACGCACGCCCTCTCCTCGCTCGCGTACACTTACGTGGGGAACCTACAGCTCGCACCCATGAACTCATCCTCGTCACTGCTCACGGACGACAATGGATCGCTGATGTCGGATTTGGTGGTCCTGGTCTGCGTGCGCCCATTCCTTTCGAGCTGAATCACCCCACGACCCAGGACGGCCTGACCTTCCAGCTGGTTGACGCTGGTCCCTACGGCATGATGTTGCAATCACAGAAAGATGGCCAGTGGATCAATCTCTACAGTTTCGATTTAGGCCATGTTTTTCCCGCAGACGTTGCCCTGGGCAATCACTTCACGTCGACGCATCCCCAATCGTTCTTCACCTTCGCCCGTGTTGCTGCACTGCCTCGTCCAAACGGTCGCGTGGCCTTGTTTAACTGTTCCCTCACCCACCTCACTCCTGAGAACGAGTACGACCAACTACTTAGCGAAGGCCAACCGTACCTCAGCGCTTTAAAAACCTTCTTCGGCATTGAACTCGAAGTGCCATACGAAGCGATCCGCCCTCTGCCACAGCCCTAA
- a CDS encoding type II toxin-antitoxin system Phd/YefM family antitoxin, with translation MDRYLNVTEARRELLDLVEHLQGADRVVITKHGQPRAVLVNCERYALLEDLAWVLQDPGRRAALQQGWNEVQRGQLLRPSQSSLLSAASLRTFTKTSARRKKKA, from the coding sequence ATGGATCGTTACTTGAATGTGACCGAAGCCCGTCGCGAATTACTCGACTTAGTTGAACACCTCCAAGGGGCAGATCGCGTTGTGATCACGAAACATGGGCAGCCACGAGCGGTACTGGTCAATTGTGAACGCTATGCACTGCTCGAAGACTTAGCCTGGGTGTTACAAGATCCTGGCCGCCGTGCGGCGTTGCAACAAGGCTGGAATGAGGTACAGCGGGGACAACTGCTCCGCCCATCTCAATCATCTCTGCTCTCTGCCGCTTCGCTCCGTACTTTTACGAAGACATCTGCTCGGCGAAAGAAAAAAGCATGA
- a CDS encoding Hsp20/alpha crystallin family protein, with product MALIRFSPRFSPLDALLSLQRELDRAFESPTAGFDLGVSGRGVFPPTNVFSDKEGYIVRMEVPGIAPEALAIEGHGRTLTISGKRETAAPEGASFHRHERSGGEFSRSLQLPSDLDLSKAEATCKHGMLTVRIPKKEEAKPRQIEIKAA from the coding sequence ATGGCACTTATTCGCTTCTCTCCACGCTTCAGTCCGCTCGATGCATTGCTGAGTCTCCAGCGCGAACTCGACCGCGCATTTGAAAGCCCCACCGCTGGCTTTGATCTTGGAGTATCAGGTCGAGGGGTATTTCCGCCAACCAACGTCTTCAGCGATAAAGAAGGCTACATTGTCCGCATGGAAGTCCCTGGTATTGCGCCCGAGGCGCTGGCGATTGAAGGTCACGGACGAACCCTGACCATCAGCGGCAAGCGCGAGACGGCTGCACCCGAAGGAGCCAGCTTCCATCGCCATGAACGCAGCGGCGGGGAATTCTCTCGCTCGCTCCAGTTGCCCAGCGATCTCGACCTGTCAAAGGCAGAGGCAACGTGTAAACATGGCATGTTGACCGTGCGTATTCCTAAGAAGGAAGAGGCAAAGCCACGCCAGATTGAAATTAAAGCTGCGTAA
- a CDS encoding arylamine N-acetyltransferase produces the protein MNKEVFALDPYLERLHYTGPVQATEDRLEALHRAQAYTIPFENFDILLGRGINLDPTALFDKLVRHQRGGYLSGLITSRTKNSSNFLDFCTKMSTRCHETRQLLL, from the coding sequence ATGAACAAAGAAGTATTCGCGCTTGACCCGTACTTAGAACGTCTGCACTACACCGGACCAGTCCAGGCAACCGAAGATCGCCTCGAAGCTCTCCATCGTGCCCAGGCGTATACCATTCCCTTCGAGAACTTCGATATCTTATTGGGACGTGGCATCAACCTCGATCCGACTGCCCTATTCGACAAACTGGTCCGCCACCAACGCGGTGGCTACTTGTCAGGTCTCATAACATCGCGCACTAAGAATTCGTCGAATTTCTTGGATTTTTGCACAAAAATGAGTACGCGATGTCATGAGACTCGACAGCTACTGCTTTGA
- a CDS encoding amino acid decarboxylase, with the protein MSQIGPSPQALRQAFHEASDWVASYLEHVGELPVLSRVTPGEIARALPQSAPQQGESFETILKDIDRLILPGITHWNHPSFFAYFGITGSGPGIVGELIASALNVNAMLWRTSPAATELEQRTLRWVAEMIGLPTNWFGEITDTASASTLYALAAAREAANLDIRERGMAGRNDLLPLAIYCSTQTHSSIDKAAIALGIGRQWTRHIDTDSEFRMRPDLLEKAIRDDVAAGVKPLAVVATVGTTSTTSIDPVPAIADICQRYGLWLHVDAAYGGAAAVVPSHRHVLAGCDRADSFLVNPHKWLLTPIDCSLLYTRRPDDLKRAFSLVAEYLRTDESDVINLMDYGLSLGRRFRSLKLWMVIRAYGRDGLAQIIEGHIKEAQWLATQIDTTPGWERLAPVPFSTVCFRHVPTGKTDLEVHNTAIIDAVNASGKAFLSHTKLNGQYAIRVAIGNQATTHEHVVRVWELLREAAKRER; encoded by the coding sequence ATGAGCCAGATCGGTCCGAGCCCACAAGCATTACGTCAGGCATTCCACGAAGCGAGCGATTGGGTCGCTTCGTATCTTGAGCACGTTGGAGAACTGCCAGTGCTGTCGCGAGTCACTCCAGGTGAAATTGCGAGAGCACTACCACAATCCGCCCCACAGCAGGGAGAGTCATTCGAAACGATTCTCAAAGACATCGATCGGTTGATCTTGCCTGGTATCACCCATTGGAATCACCCGTCGTTTTTCGCCTATTTTGGTATCACCGGTTCTGGACCGGGTATCGTCGGTGAGTTGATCGCCTCCGCACTCAATGTGAATGCTATGCTCTGGCGTACCTCTCCAGCAGCAACCGAATTGGAGCAGCGTACGTTACGATGGGTCGCCGAGATGATCGGCTTACCGACCAACTGGTTCGGCGAGATCACCGATACCGCCTCAGCTTCAACGTTGTATGCCTTAGCTGCGGCGCGCGAAGCCGCCAATCTTGATATTCGTGAACGCGGTATGGCTGGACGCAACGACCTTCTACCACTCGCGATCTATTGTTCAACCCAAACGCATAGTTCAATTGACAAAGCCGCCATCGCCCTTGGCATTGGTCGGCAATGGACCCGGCACATCGACACTGACAGCGAATTTCGTATGCGTCCCGACCTTCTCGAAAAAGCGATTCGTGACGATGTTGCTGCTGGCGTCAAACCGCTTGCTGTCGTTGCCACCGTCGGAACGACGTCAACCACGAGCATCGATCCAGTACCGGCAATAGCAGACATTTGCCAGCGCTATGGACTCTGGCTTCATGTCGATGCCGCCTATGGAGGCGCAGCGGCGGTGGTTCCGTCTCATCGTCACGTGCTTGCGGGCTGCGATCGTGCCGATTCGTTTCTGGTCAACCCACACAAGTGGTTACTGACCCCGATCGACTGCAGCTTGCTCTACACACGTCGACCTGACGATCTCAAGCGCGCCTTCTCTCTCGTCGCAGAATATCTTCGTACTGACGAATCAGATGTCATCAACTTGATGGATTATGGGTTATCGCTCGGACGAAGATTTCGCTCGCTCAAACTGTGGATGGTGATTCGCGCCTACGGTAGGGATGGATTAGCGCAGATTATTGAAGGCCACATTAAAGAGGCGCAGTGGCTTGCCACACAAATTGATACCACACCAGGGTGGGAACGGCTTGCGCCGGTACCGTTCTCAACCGTCTGTTTTCGTCACGTGCCGACCGGAAAGACAGATCTCGAAGTCCACAACACTGCGATTATCGACGCAGTCAACGCCAGTGGCAAAGCGTTCCTTTCTCACACCAAATTAAACGGGCAGTATGCGATCCGGGTCGCGATTGGCAATCAGGCCACGACTCATGAGCACGTGGTGCGAGTGTGGGAATTGTTGCGGGAGGCAGCAAAGCGCGAGCGCTAA
- a CDS encoding aldo/keto reductase, producing MEYRPFGNTGIHVSAIGFGCWEIGGGYGSIEEEQFIQAVHRALDLGVNCFDTAEAYGFGASEKSLAKALGARRKEAVVVTKFGIGYKEAPNFRDSGRARAMASIEKSLQNLNTDYVDVYMVHWPDANTPLDETLRALDDIVKQGKARAVGISNFRLEQIKTSMHTRRVDVAQYCWNIFDQRMEKEIFPYCKEHNIGVMAYGSLAYGLLTGTLSESTDFGGDDWRARRGRMGAINLFQHLFGPEYFSQNLKVVEDLKALAAKYQKTLPQFALRWTLSNPVVSTALVGCRNVSEVNDNLGALGWSISDADMKAIDASCVKHGVNPKPDVWLERD from the coding sequence ATGGAATATCGACCATTCGGGAACACAGGAATCCACGTGTCAGCGATCGGTTTTGGCTGTTGGGAGATCGGTGGAGGCTACGGCTCAATCGAGGAGGAGCAGTTCATTCAAGCGGTGCATCGCGCATTGGATCTCGGGGTCAATTGCTTTGATACCGCCGAAGCCTATGGCTTCGGCGCATCCGAAAAGTCGTTGGCCAAGGCACTTGGTGCTCGCCGCAAAGAGGCCGTGGTCGTGACAAAGTTTGGCATTGGCTACAAAGAGGCACCAAATTTTCGAGACAGTGGTCGAGCGCGAGCAATGGCGTCGATAGAGAAGAGTTTACAGAATCTAAATACCGATTATGTCGATGTCTACATGGTGCATTGGCCGGATGCAAACACACCGTTAGATGAAACCTTACGTGCTCTCGACGATATCGTGAAACAAGGGAAAGCTCGCGCGGTTGGCATTTCCAACTTTCGACTTGAGCAGATCAAAACGAGTATGCACACGCGCCGAGTTGATGTTGCGCAGTACTGTTGGAACATTTTTGACCAGCGCATGGAGAAAGAGATTTTTCCTTATTGCAAAGAACACAATATTGGCGTTATGGCGTACGGGTCACTCGCGTATGGGCTTCTCACCGGAACTTTATCCGAGAGCACCGATTTTGGTGGTGACGATTGGCGTGCACGTCGCGGTCGCATGGGTGCGATCAATCTCTTCCAACATTTATTTGGGCCAGAATACTTCTCTCAGAACCTCAAAGTGGTGGAAGACCTTAAAGCGCTAGCAGCGAAGTACCAAAAGACCTTGCCGCAATTTGCACTGCGCTGGACATTGTCAAATCCGGTTGTGAGTACCGCTTTGGTTGGCTGCCGGAACGTCAGCGAAGTCAATGACAATCTCGGTGCGCTAGGTTGGTCGATCAGCGACGCTGATATGAAAGCGATCGACGCGAGCTGTGTGAAACATGGCGTCAACCCGAAACCGGATGTGTGGTTGGAGAGGGATTAA
- a CDS encoding Hsp20/alpha crystallin family protein — MTDKKLSTYKKQEMTDNEPTRPGRTYVPEVDIYETADSLWLRADMPGVDEQSIEVHVNEGVLSIEGQVEVKDYENLAPVYTEYNVGNYSRRFTLANTIDTERISARMKNGVLELELPKAEKAKPRRIAISAS, encoded by the coding sequence ATGACAGACAAAAAACTCTCTACCTATAAAAAACAAGAGATGACAGACAATGAACCGACGCGTCCAGGACGGACGTATGTTCCAGAGGTCGACATCTATGAGACGGCTGACAGCTTGTGGTTACGAGCAGATATGCCCGGGGTCGACGAACAGTCGATTGAGGTCCATGTGAACGAAGGTGTGCTGTCGATCGAAGGGCAAGTTGAGGTGAAAGACTACGAGAATCTTGCTCCGGTCTACACGGAATACAATGTCGGTAACTATTCCCGTCGGTTCACGTTGGCGAACACCATCGATACCGAACGCATCAGTGCGCGGATGAAAAACGGCGTACTCGAACTCGAATTACCGAAAGCCGAGAAAGCCAAACCGCGCCGGATCGCCATCTCGGCCAGTTAA